In Flavobacterium endoglycinae, one DNA window encodes the following:
- a CDS encoding gluconate 5-dehydrogenase, whose translation MTNLFDIKGKIALITGSTHGLGMAMAKGLGQAGATIVVNGNSSQEKIDNAVAELKSEGITAVGYKFNVTEEQEVKTAIQKIETEVGPIDILINNAGIIKRIPLLDMEVSDFREVVDIDLVSPFIVSKHVAKGMIQRRQGKIINICSMMSELGRNTVSAYAAAKGGLKMLTKNMATEWAKYNVQINGIGPGYFATEQTKPIRVDGHPFNDFIISRTPAAKWGDPNDLAGAAIFLSSKASDFVNGHILYVDGGILATIGKPSNEE comes from the coding sequence ATGACAAACTTATTCGACATAAAAGGAAAAATTGCCCTTATTACAGGAAGCACGCACGGACTAGGAATGGCAATGGCTAAAGGATTAGGTCAGGCGGGTGCAACGATTGTGGTAAACGGAAATTCTTCTCAAGAAAAAATTGATAATGCTGTAGCAGAATTAAAAAGCGAAGGTATTACTGCAGTTGGTTACAAATTTAATGTAACGGAAGAACAAGAAGTAAAAACAGCGATTCAGAAAATTGAAACCGAAGTTGGACCTATCGATATCCTAATCAATAATGCTGGAATTATCAAAAGAATTCCGCTTTTAGATATGGAAGTTTCAGATTTCAGAGAAGTAGTTGATATTGATTTAGTAAGTCCATTTATTGTTTCCAAGCATGTTGCAAAAGGAATGATCCAAAGAAGACAAGGTAAAATAATCAACATTTGTTCTATGATGAGCGAATTGGGTCGAAACACCGTTTCTGCTTATGCTGCTGCAAAAGGAGGTTTAAAAATGCTGACCAAAAACATGGCAACAGAGTGGGCAAAATACAATGTTCAGATCAACGGAATTGGACCTGGATATTTTGCAACAGAACAAACAAAACCAATTAGAGTTGACGGACATCCGTTTAACGATTTTATTATAAGCAGAACACCTGCAGCCAAATGGGGAGATCCAAATGATTTAGCAGGAGCAGCAATATTTTTATCATCAAAAGCGAGTGATTTTGTAAACGGTCACATTTTATATGTTGACGGCGGAATTCTTGCTACAATCGGAAAACCTTCAAACGAAGAATAA
- the kduI gene encoding 5-dehydro-4-deoxy-D-glucuronate isomerase: protein MTKYSSRYASSPEAVKKYDTQQLREEFLIDDLMQEDEIVLVYSHYDRYIAGSAVPVKGDLALETIDPLKAPYFLERRELGIINVGGSGSVVVEGTTYELGFKDALYIGAGNKEVVFKSDDSNNPAKFYLNSAPAHTTYPTKKVSLAEANKLQLGTMETANHRTVNQMIIGSVVTTCQLQMGMTELKPGSVWNTMPAHVHDRRMEVYFYLDIPQDQAVCHFMGQPQETRHIWMNNHQAVISPPWSIHSGSGTSNYTFIWGMAGENLDYGDMDVCKITDLR, encoded by the coding sequence ATGACAAAATATAGTTCAAGATACGCCTCTAGCCCTGAAGCTGTAAAAAAATATGATACACAGCAGTTACGAGAAGAATTCTTAATTGATGACTTAATGCAGGAAGATGAAATCGTATTGGTTTACTCGCATTACGATCGATACATTGCGGGTTCTGCAGTTCCTGTAAAAGGCGATTTGGCTTTGGAAACTATTGATCCGCTAAAAGCACCATATTTTTTAGAAAGAAGAGAATTAGGAATTATAAATGTTGGCGGAAGTGGTTCTGTTGTTGTTGAAGGTACAACTTATGAATTAGGTTTTAAAGATGCTTTGTATATCGGAGCTGGAAATAAAGAAGTGGTTTTTAAAAGCGATGACAGTAATAACCCAGCTAAATTTTATTTGAATTCTGCACCAGCTCACACAACTTACCCAACTAAAAAAGTAAGTTTAGCTGAAGCTAATAAATTACAGTTGGGAACAATGGAAACAGCGAATCACCGAACTGTAAACCAGATGATTATTGGAAGCGTAGTGACAACCTGCCAATTGCAAATGGGAATGACAGAATTAAAACCCGGAAGTGTTTGGAATACCATGCCGGCACACGTTCACGATCGCAGAATGGAAGTTTATTTCTATTTGGATATTCCGCAAGATCAGGCAGTTTGCCACTTTATGGGGCAACCACAAGAAACAAGACATATTTGGATGAACAATCATCAAGCAGTGATTTCTCCGCCTTGGTCTATTCACTCAGGTTCAGGAACTAGTAACTATACTTTTATCTGGGGAATGGCTGGTGAAAACCTAGATTACGGAGATATGGATGTTTGTAAAATCACTGATTTAAGATAA
- a CDS encoding MFS transporter: protein MNQTDAATANQTIKSAGRYRWSICALLFFATTINYLDRQVLSLTWSDFIAPEFHWTNNNYGNITALFSIFYAVSLLLAGRFVDWMDTKKGFLWAIGVWSIGACLHAFCGIATSGIITGNWFVGFHGSKEIISTINDTALVINVSVALFIFARFVLAVGEAGNFPAAIKTTAEYFPKKDRAFATSIFNAGATVGALAAPVTIPFIAKSFGWEMSFIIIGALGFIWMGFWIFMYDKPERHSKVTAEELAYIQQDDAVDPKISELTLEATSKVSLVECFKYKQTWAFAFGKFMTDGVWWFFLFWTPAYLSSVYGMDSTEAALPLFVLYMITLLSIIGGWLPTYFVEKKGMNPYEGRMRAMLIFAFFPLLALIAQPLGYISYWVPVIIIGIAGAAHQSWSANIFTTVGDMFPKKAIATITGIGGLAGGVGSTLINKGSGVLFDYAKETEMVFMGFKGIEAGYFIIFSICAVCYLTGWIVMKSLVPKYSPITDL, encoded by the coding sequence ATGAATCAAACAGATGCTGCAACAGCCAATCAGACCATTAAATCTGCAGGACGATATCGCTGGAGTATATGTGCATTGTTATTTTTTGCAACCACAATTAATTATTTAGACCGACAAGTTCTTTCATTGACATGGAGTGATTTTATAGCACCTGAATTTCATTGGACAAATAATAATTATGGTAATATTACAGCTTTATTCTCAATATTTTATGCTGTTTCTTTGTTACTGGCAGGAAGATTTGTAGACTGGATGGATACAAAAAAAGGATTTCTTTGGGCAATTGGAGTTTGGTCTATAGGAGCTTGTCTACACGCATTTTGTGGAATCGCAACTTCTGGAATCATTACAGGAAACTGGTTCGTAGGTTTTCATGGTTCTAAAGAAATAATCAGTACAATAAACGATACAGCCTTGGTAATTAATGTGAGTGTCGCTCTTTTTATTTTTGCACGTTTCGTTTTAGCAGTTGGAGAAGCGGGAAACTTCCCTGCAGCAATTAAAACAACAGCCGAATATTTTCCTAAAAAAGACAGAGCTTTTGCAACCAGTATTTTTAATGCTGGAGCAACAGTTGGAGCTTTGGCGGCGCCAGTTACCATTCCGTTTATTGCTAAATCTTTTGGATGGGAAATGTCATTCATTATCATTGGAGCTTTAGGATTTATATGGATGGGATTCTGGATTTTTATGTACGACAAACCAGAAAGACATTCAAAAGTAACGGCTGAAGAATTAGCTTATATCCAACAAGATGATGCAGTTGATCCTAAAATTAGTGAACTTACTTTAGAAGCAACTTCAAAAGTGTCTTTGGTGGAATGTTTTAAATACAAACAAACTTGGGCATTTGCTTTTGGTAAATTTATGACTGATGGTGTATGGTGGTTCTTTTTATTTTGGACGCCTGCTTATTTAAGTTCAGTTTACGGAATGGACTCTACAGAAGCAGCTCTGCCGTTGTTTGTCTTATACATGATTACATTATTGTCAATTATTGGTGGATGGCTGCCAACGTATTTCGTAGAGAAAAAAGGAATGAACCCTTATGAAGGAAGAATGAGAGCTATGCTGATTTTTGCTTTTTTTCCTTTATTAGCTTTGATTGCACAACCATTAGGTTACATTAGTTACTGGGTTCCTGTAATCATTATCGGAATTGCGGGAGCGGCTCACCAGTCTTGGTCGGCAAATATTTTTACAACAGTAGGCGATATGTTTCCTAAAAAAGCAATTGCAACAATTACTGGAATTGGAGGTTTAGCAGGAGGTGTTGGATCAACTTTAATTAACAAAGGTTCAGGAGTTTTATTTGATTACGCTAAAGAAACTGAAATGGTTTTTATGGGTTTTAAAGGAATTGAAGCTGGATATTTCATTATTTTCTCTATCTGTGCGGTTTGTTATTTAACAGGCTGGATTGTAATGAAATCATTAGTTCCAAAATACAGCCCAATTACGGATCTATAG
- a CDS encoding alpha/beta hydrolase has product MKNTATLSLRRISLFFLLFTGVLYTHAQNQVIPLWNTIPDEIKASNYKEKEESKDGKVQSTSLVSVPTLTAFFPAVTKPNQTAVVILPGGGYSHLAIDKEGTKIAEWFNTLGIPAFVLKYRLPSDLIMKNKNVGPLQDAQEAIRYVRQNAAKWNINSNKIGIMGFSAGGHLASTLSTHYDDKVYESAFKVSARPDFSVLIYPVISMENEITHKGSQINLLGESPSQELIDSFSNEKKVNAKTPPAFLIHATDDTVVIPENSINYYLALKKNGVSAEMHIYEKGGHGFGLGTNDTSKFWPKQLENWLKANQLN; this is encoded by the coding sequence TTGAAAAATACAGCAACATTATCGTTAAGAAGAATCTCATTGTTTTTTCTGCTTTTCACAGGAGTATTATATACTCATGCCCAAAATCAGGTAATTCCGCTTTGGAATACAATTCCAGACGAGATTAAAGCATCAAATTACAAGGAAAAAGAAGAATCTAAAGACGGAAAAGTACAAAGCACGAGTTTGGTTTCGGTTCCTACTTTAACGGCCTTTTTTCCAGCTGTTACCAAACCTAATCAAACCGCAGTAGTTATTCTTCCCGGCGGAGGTTATTCGCATTTGGCAATTGACAAAGAAGGAACCAAAATAGCAGAATGGTTTAATACTCTTGGAATTCCTGCTTTTGTATTAAAATATCGTCTGCCAAGTGATTTGATTATGAAGAATAAAAATGTCGGGCCATTGCAGGATGCCCAAGAAGCAATTCGTTATGTAAGGCAGAATGCTGCAAAATGGAACATCAATTCCAATAAAATTGGAATTATGGGTTTTTCTGCAGGCGGACATTTAGCTTCTACTTTGTCGACACATTATGATGATAAAGTCTATGAATCAGCTTTTAAAGTTAGTGCCCGTCCAGATTTTTCAGTTTTGATTTATCCGGTAATCTCAATGGAAAACGAAATTACACATAAGGGCTCGCAGATTAATTTATTAGGAGAAAGTCCTTCGCAGGAATTGATTGATTCTTTTTCGAACGAAAAGAAAGTCAATGCCAAAACTCCTCCTGCATTTTTAATTCATGCCACAGATGATACAGTAGTTATTCCTGAAAATAGTATTAATTACTATCTGGCATTGAAGAAAAATGGTGTTTCAGCAGAAATGCACATTTATGAAAAAGGCGGACACGGGTTTGGTTTAGGAACAAACGATACGAGTAAATTCTGGCCAAAACAGCTTGAAAAT